One Pseudomonas lalucatii genomic window carries:
- a CDS encoding CpaF family protein, giving the protein MLSEFRNRLRQQPAKHSKADAQEALAEGAAAAPMAWEGSAPDTLYETRSRLNPMESEWREKIYQQLLKVMDLSLLDSLEPADAGRQIRELSQRLLDEHSAPVSVSSRQLIIKQITDEVLGLGPLEPLLADHSVSDILVNGHASVYVERHGKLQRTDVRFRDDQHLLNIIDRIVSNLGRRIDESSPLVDARLKDGSRVNAIIPPLAIDGPSMSIRRFAVDLLNAESLVQMGTLTPAIALVLKAIVRGRLNVLVSGGTGTGKTTMLNVLSSFIPHNERIVTIEDSAELQLQQPHVVRLETRPPNIEGRGEVNQRELVRNSLRMRPDRIVIGEVRGAEALDMLTAMNTGHDGSLTTIHANTARDALGRIENMVSMTGATFPIKALRQQIASAIDVVIQLERQEDGKRRLVSVQEINGMEGEIITMTEIFGFVRRGIGEQGEVLGDYRPTGMVPAFRDVLAKRGIELPLNLFRPEWMEAQS; this is encoded by the coding sequence ATGCTCAGTGAATTTCGTAATCGACTGCGCCAGCAGCCCGCCAAGCACTCGAAGGCAGACGCGCAGGAGGCCCTCGCCGAAGGCGCCGCCGCGGCGCCTATGGCCTGGGAGGGCAGCGCGCCGGACACCCTCTATGAGACCAGGTCCAGATTGAATCCGATGGAAAGCGAGTGGCGGGAGAAGATCTATCAGCAGCTGCTCAAGGTCATGGACCTGTCGCTGCTCGACTCCCTCGAGCCCGCCGATGCCGGGCGGCAGATCCGCGAACTGAGCCAGCGCCTGCTCGACGAGCATTCGGCGCCGGTGAGCGTCAGCAGCCGCCAGCTGATCATCAAGCAGATCACCGACGAGGTGCTCGGGCTCGGGCCGCTGGAGCCGCTGCTGGCCGATCACAGCGTGTCGGACATTCTGGTCAACGGCCACGCCTCGGTCTATGTCGAGCGCCACGGCAAGTTGCAGCGCACCGATGTGCGCTTTCGCGACGATCAGCATCTGCTGAACATCATCGACCGTATCGTTTCCAACCTGGGCCGGCGTATCGACGAGTCCTCGCCGCTGGTGGACGCGCGCCTGAAGGACGGCTCGCGGGTCAATGCGATCATCCCGCCGCTGGCCATCGACGGGCCGAGCATGTCGATCCGTCGTTTCGCGGTGGACCTGCTCAATGCCGAGAGCCTGGTGCAGATGGGCACCCTGACTCCGGCCATCGCCCTGGTGCTCAAGGCCATCGTGCGCGGACGCCTGAACGTGCTGGTGTCCGGCGGTACCGGCACCGGCAAGACCACCATGCTCAACGTCCTGTCCAGCTTCATTCCGCACAACGAACGGATCGTCACCATCGAGGACTCGGCCGAACTGCAACTGCAGCAGCCGCACGTGGTGCGCCTGGAAACCCGGCCGCCGAATATCGAGGGGCGTGGCGAGGTCAACCAGCGTGAGTTGGTGCGCAACAGCCTGCGCATGCGCCCGGACCGCATCGTCATAGGCGAGGTGCGTGGCGCCGAGGCGCTGGACATGCTCACGGCGATGAACACCGGCCACGACGGCTCGCTGACCACCATCCACGCCAATACCGCGCGTGATGCCCTGGGGCGTATCGAGAACATGGTGTCGATGACCGGCGCGACCTTTCCGATCAAGGCCCTGCGCCAGCAGATCGCCTCGGCCATCGATGTGGTGATCCAGTTGGAGCGCCAGGAAGACGGCAAGCGGCGCCTGGTCAGCGTGCAGGAGATCAACGGCATGGAGGGCGAGATCATCACCATGACCGAGATATTCGGCTTCGTTCGCCGTGGCATCGGCGAGCAGGGCGAAGTGCTTGGCGATTACCGGCCGACCGGCATGGTGCCGGCGTTCCGCGATGTGCTGGCCAAGCGTGGCATCGAGCTACCGCTCAACCTGTTTCGCCCGGAATGGATGGAGGCTCAGTCATGA
- a CDS encoding AAA family ATPase gives MLTSREVPTAIRAPDKQKMQLLISSRDAAALTHLKALSERLPSLQVTTRLVSNGHTDPLFGLERMPDFLLLRVSHLWREELAALLQRPAQERPPFLICGPLEEHEGIRLAMQAGARDFLPEPVAADELLAALERMIQETHAGQAVGGKLVAVMNAKGGSGATLLACNLAHQLSARGGSTLLLDLDLQFGSVAHCLDVVPAHSHVEVMQQIDEMDSVALRGFCSHFSPNLHVLGGRAGELCLAQDVRLEQLEALLRLARSTYDWVVVDLPRQIDHLTGVTLEQADRVYILLQQSLSHLKDATRLVRIMRDELGVQNNRFQVVVNRYDKASPVSLQDIAEALRCTELQKLPNDYAVVSESQNTGVPLELHAPRAPLTLGMRELSQALLGTKAAEQGLLKRTFGRLFRG, from the coding sequence ATGCTGACATCGAGAGAAGTTCCGACGGCAATCCGAGCGCCGGATAAGCAGAAAATGCAGCTACTGATCAGCAGCCGCGACGCTGCGGCGCTGACTCACCTGAAGGCCCTGAGCGAACGCCTGCCCAGCCTGCAGGTGACCACGCGGCTGGTCAGCAACGGCCATACCGATCCACTGTTTGGCTTGGAGCGGATGCCCGATTTCCTGCTGCTGCGAGTCAGCCATCTGTGGCGCGAGGAGTTGGCCGCCCTGCTGCAGCGGCCGGCCCAGGAGCGACCACCGTTCCTGATCTGTGGTCCGTTGGAGGAACATGAGGGGATTCGTCTGGCGATGCAGGCCGGTGCCCGGGATTTCCTGCCCGAGCCGGTGGCCGCCGACGAGCTGCTGGCCGCCCTGGAGCGGATGATTCAGGAGACCCATGCCGGGCAGGCGGTCGGCGGCAAGCTGGTGGCGGTGATGAACGCCAAGGGCGGTTCGGGCGCCACCCTGCTGGCCTGCAACCTGGCTCACCAGCTCAGCGCGCGAGGCGGCAGCACCCTGTTGCTGGATCTGGACCTGCAGTTCGGCAGCGTCGCCCACTGCCTGGATGTGGTGCCGGCGCACAGCCATGTGGAGGTCATGCAGCAGATCGATGAGATGGACAGCGTCGCCTTGCGCGGCTTCTGCAGCCATTTCAGCCCGAACCTGCATGTGCTGGGTGGACGGGCCGGGGAGTTGTGCTTGGCCCAGGATGTACGTCTCGAGCAGTTGGAGGCCCTGTTGCGCCTGGCGCGCAGCACCTACGACTGGGTGGTGGTGGACCTGCCGCGGCAGATCGATCACCTCACCGGCGTCACCCTGGAACAGGCCGATCGGGTCTACATCCTGCTGCAGCAGAGCCTCAGCCACCTGAAGGACGCCACCCGTCTGGTGCGCATCATGCGCGACGAACTGGGGGTGCAGAACAACCGCTTCCAGGTGGTGGTCAACCGCTACGACAAGGCCTCGCCGGTCAGCCTGCAGGACATCGCCGAGGCGCTGCGTTGCACGGAGCTGCAGAAGCTCCCCAACGACTATGCAGTGGTCAGCGAAAGTCAGAACACCGGGGTGCCGCTGGAGCTGCATGCGCCGCGGGCGCCGCTGACCCTCGGCATGCGCGAGCTGAGCCAGGCCCTGCTCGGCACCAAGGCAGCCGAGCAGGGTTTGCTGAAACGTACCTTCGGCCGACTGTTCAGGGGATAG
- a CDS encoding TadE/TadG family type IV pilus assembly protein yields MDKKRMQGVYVVEFAIIGLLLFTLLFGILEMGRLLFTVNALDEVVRRGARLAAVCAISDETIVKRRAIFNDAGDGSASSLVANLQTSDLTLTYLDENGAVVNNPGDPANLSSIRFVELSVESFPFTLLIPPPLGGDVTLPVFRAILPRESLGSDGEGGDTSC; encoded by the coding sequence ATGGACAAGAAACGTATGCAGGGCGTCTATGTGGTGGAGTTCGCCATCATCGGCCTGCTGCTGTTCACCCTGCTGTTCGGCATCCTGGAGATGGGCCGACTGCTGTTCACCGTCAATGCCCTGGACGAGGTGGTACGCCGGGGCGCACGGCTGGCGGCGGTGTGCGCCATCAGCGACGAGACGATAGTGAAGCGGCGGGCGATCTTCAATGATGCCGGGGACGGCAGCGCCAGCAGCCTGGTCGCCAACCTGCAAACCTCCGACCTGACGCTGACCTACCTGGATGAGAACGGCGCCGTGGTGAACAACCCCGGTGATCCTGCCAACCTGAGTTCCATCCGTTTCGTTGAGCTGAGTGTCGAGAGCTTTCCCTTCACCTTGTTGATCCCGCCACCGCTGGGTGGCGACGTTACCTTACCGGTATTCAGGGCGATCTTGCCCCGCGAAAGCCTCGGCTCAGATGGCGAGGGTGGAGACACATCATGCTGA
- a CDS encoding TadE/TadG family type IV pilus assembly protein — protein MSNRPSKPLHSQRGVAMVEFAIALPLLLLLLLAIGEFGRLLYHYNNLLQASRDAGRYVAGQAWNATLGQIDLTGDLQTRTKNVAVYGVPANPRGYASVVPNLAPSDVQVSSVGAEHVRVSISYTFRPVVGNSLPTFFGSSIPLNIALNSTVVMRAL, from the coding sequence ATGAGCAACAGGCCATCCAAACCGCTTCATAGCCAGCGTGGCGTGGCCATGGTGGAATTCGCGATCGCCTTGCCATTGCTGCTGTTGCTGTTGCTGGCTATCGGCGAGTTCGGCCGCCTGCTGTACCACTACAACAACCTGCTGCAGGCCAGCCGCGACGCCGGCCGTTACGTCGCCGGACAGGCCTGGAACGCCACGCTCGGGCAGATCGACCTGACCGGCGATCTGCAGACCAGGACCAAGAACGTCGCCGTCTACGGTGTGCCGGCCAATCCGCGTGGCTATGCATCGGTGGTGCCGAATCTGGCGCCGAGTGACGTACAGGTCAGCTCGGTGGGCGCCGAACACGTGCGGGTGAGCATCTCCTACACCTTTCGCCCGGTGGTCGGCAATTCGTTGCCGACCTTCTTCGGTTCGTCGATTCCCTTGAACATCGCGCTGAACTCCACCGTGGTCATGAGGGCGCTGTGA
- a CDS encoding TadE/TadG family type IV pilus assembly protein, with translation MQRPRALPHRQRGAVMVLIVVALASMLLMSALALDGGHMLLNKARLQNAVDAAALSGAKTLSQVMGTGNASSQTRDAALNTLSLNANASGNGELAAAITAAGGVGAFAQVELATDVEGPFAFPGPVDARFVRVTVADYALPGFFWGFAQAFGAGGLADKAVAAIATAGPSQTAPCDLAPLLVCGDENQYDPGTGMFWGYRFGDLEVLKSAAGNAPAIGPGNFQLIRLGDNTGAADIREALAGGIDQCLTPGEPVETEPGNTVGPVAQGLNTRFGQYSGPISPGDYPPDKVISFTTPRMTYNDSTSPPQVEHQNQPVTSNDGDLATASTSLYDYNDWLESVANCPSGCEANGVLERRLLKIVVGNCDGASGGQTSVPVLGYGCFFLVQTVSQQGNQAQIFGQFVMDCAGDSVPGPVVDDVGPKIIQLYKTYLTPTTPSPDS, from the coding sequence ATGCAACGGCCCCGCGCGTTGCCGCATCGGCAGCGGGGCGCGGTGATGGTGCTGATCGTGGTGGCGCTGGCATCCATGCTGCTGATGTCCGCCCTGGCGCTGGACGGTGGGCACATGCTGCTGAACAAGGCGCGGCTGCAGAATGCGGTGGACGCCGCGGCTCTCAGCGGTGCCAAGACCCTGAGTCAGGTCATGGGCACCGGGAACGCGTCCAGTCAGACGCGGGATGCCGCATTGAATACCCTGTCGCTCAATGCCAACGCCAGTGGCAACGGCGAGCTGGCGGCGGCCATCACGGCGGCCGGCGGCGTCGGTGCTTTCGCGCAGGTGGAGTTGGCCACCGATGTCGAAGGGCCGTTCGCCTTCCCCGGGCCGGTGGATGCCCGTTTCGTGCGGGTAACGGTGGCGGACTACGCGTTGCCCGGCTTCTTCTGGGGTTTCGCCCAGGCGTTCGGCGCGGGCGGCCTCGCCGACAAGGCGGTGGCGGCCATCGCCACTGCCGGGCCGAGCCAGACCGCGCCCTGCGATCTGGCGCCCTTGCTGGTTTGTGGTGATGAGAACCAGTACGACCCGGGTACGGGCATGTTCTGGGGCTACCGCTTTGGCGACCTGGAGGTGTTGAAGAGTGCGGCGGGCAACGCCCCGGCGATCGGCCCCGGCAACTTCCAGTTGATCCGCCTGGGCGACAACACCGGCGCGGCGGATATCCGCGAGGCCCTGGCCGGGGGCATCGATCAGTGCCTGACCCCGGGCGAGCCGGTGGAAACCGAGCCGGGCAATACCGTCGGGCCGGTGGCCCAGGGGCTGAACACCCGCTTCGGCCAGTACTCCGGGCCGATCAGCCCCGGCGACTATCCGCCGGACAAGGTGATCAGTTTCACCACACCGCGGATGACCTACAACGATAGCACCTCGCCCCCGCAGGTGGAGCACCAGAACCAGCCGGTCACCTCGAACGACGGCGACTTGGCGACGGCCAGCACGAGTCTGTACGACTACAACGACTGGCTGGAGAGCGTCGCCAACTGCCCCAGCGGCTGTGAGGCCAATGGCGTGCTCGAGCGTCGCCTGCTGAAGATAGTGGTGGGCAACTGCGATGGTGCCTCGGGCGGGCAGACCTCGGTGCCGGTATTGGGCTATGGCTGTTTCTTCCTGGTGCAGACGGTCAGCCAGCAGGGCAACCAGGCGCAGATCTTCGGCCAGTTCGTCATGGATTGCGCCGGCGATAGCGTGCCGGGGCCCGTGGTGGATGACGTGGGGCCGAAGATCATCCAGCTGTACAAGACCTATCTGACGCCCACGACGCCGAGCCCCGATTCCTAG
- a CDS encoding type II and III secretion system protein family protein: MQSIRKIACALVLLGTCSPLVPLMAAETSPGVAAMPAANTSNVQVPIYKSRILTTRAPVKKVSVGNPEIADILITSPSEVYLLGRSLGSTNVLLWDGRNRLIDSLDLEVVHDLGGLKGKLHQLMPNERIEVFSAQGALVLRGQVSSAAAADTAVKLAKTYTAQTASVVQGEGEAAAAAPTQSLEVINLLTVGGSQQVMLEVKVAEMQRSLVKSLNVRFNALDFGSSSRWSGGGFNGGVGPGGIPIGLVPDPLNDGFIIPDPTSLIGSGKGIFAQFLSDEFLFNVVLEASKDNGSAKVLAEPTLTTLTGQQAEFISGGEFPIPVSDEDGITIEFKEFGVGVKFLPVVLDSGRINLNLNVSVSELVAANSLVVQTGDAVETSLLVPALTKRSAQSTVELGNGQTIAIAGLISENTRDFVSRFPGLGDIPVLGHLFRSQEFVNGETELVILVTPHLAKPIDARSVRLPTEKFVEPSDLDFYLLGKTKGRQPGRRVPVSLGVSEGNFGHDLN; the protein is encoded by the coding sequence ATGCAAAGCATTCGGAAAATCGCTTGCGCGTTGGTGCTGCTCGGTACCTGCTCGCCGCTCGTGCCCCTGATGGCGGCGGAAACGTCGCCTGGGGTCGCAGCCATGCCGGCGGCCAACACCAGCAACGTCCAGGTGCCGATCTACAAGTCGCGGATACTCACCACCCGCGCACCGGTCAAGAAGGTCTCGGTGGGCAACCCGGAGATCGCCGACATCCTGATTACCAGCCCCTCCGAGGTCTACCTGCTCGGACGCTCCCTGGGCAGCACCAACGTGCTGCTCTGGGATGGCAGGAACCGCCTGATCGACAGCCTCGACCTCGAGGTGGTGCACGACCTCGGTGGATTGAAGGGCAAGCTGCATCAACTGATGCCCAACGAGCGCATCGAGGTGTTCAGCGCCCAGGGCGCGCTGGTGCTGCGCGGCCAGGTGAGCAGCGCGGCGGCGGCGGATACCGCGGTCAAGCTGGCCAAGACCTACACCGCGCAGACCGCCAGCGTGGTCCAGGGCGAGGGTGAGGCAGCCGCCGCGGCGCCCACCCAGTCGCTGGAAGTGATCAATCTGTTGACCGTCGGCGGCAGCCAGCAGGTGATGCTGGAGGTCAAGGTGGCGGAGATGCAGCGCAGCCTGGTCAAGAGCCTCAACGTGCGCTTCAACGCGCTGGACTTCGGCTCATCCAGCCGTTGGTCCGGTGGCGGCTTCAACGGCGGAGTCGGGCCTGGCGGCATCCCGATCGGCCTGGTTCCCGATCCGCTGAACGACGGCTTTATCATTCCCGATCCGACCAGCCTGATCGGCAGCGGCAAGGGCATCTTCGCCCAGTTCCTCTCGGACGAATTCCTCTTCAACGTGGTGCTGGAGGCGTCCAAGGACAACGGCTCGGCCAAGGTGCTGGCGGAGCCGACCCTGACCACCCTGACCGGGCAGCAGGCGGAATTCATCTCCGGCGGCGAGTTCCCCATCCCGGTATCCGACGAGGATGGCATCACCATCGAGTTCAAGGAGTTCGGCGTGGGGGTCAAGTTCCTCCCGGTGGTGCTCGACTCCGGGCGCATCAACCTCAACCTGAATGTCTCGGTCAGCGAGCTGGTGGCGGCCAATAGCCTGGTGGTGCAGACGGGGGACGCCGTAGAGACATCATTGTTGGTGCCGGCACTGACCAAGCGCAGCGCGCAGTCCACCGTGGAACTGGGCAACGGCCAGACCATCGCCATCGCCGGTCTGATCAGCGAGAACACCCGCGACTTCGTCAGCCGCTTCCCCGGCCTGGGCGACATACCGGTGCTCGGCCACCTGTTTCGCAGCCAGGAGTTCGTCAATGGCGAAACCGAGCTGGTGATCCTGGTGACGCCGCATCTGGCCAAGCCGATAGACGCCAGAAGCGTGCGCCTGCCCACCGAGAAGTTCGTCGAACCGAGCGACCTGGATTTCTACCTGCTCGGCAAGACCAAGGGACGCCAACCGGGGCGGCGGGTGCCTGTCAGCCTCGGGGTCAGCGAGGGCAATTTCGGTCATGACCTGAATTAG
- the cpaB gene encoding Flp pilus assembly protein CpaB, which produces MSARTLSLVALSLVLGLGAAWMANNWLSARLNASPDDNLQNVVVATVEIPFGQMVEAQHVTLVPMPKGTAPDDAFDAPDKVVGKIATFGMLRGDIVRGARLAEHLGGSTLASLIESNKRAISVRVDDVVGVGGFLLPGNRVDVLATRKVGNNSNAESKTILEDLRVLAVDQTASTDKTQPVVVRAVTLEMTSEEAEVLVKAQTEGKLQLALRNPLNDEKKPEAVEKPAVVAAPAPAPSPAPVKRVVRRSSGGGGVTIIRGTEVKVAKVHL; this is translated from the coding sequence ATGAGTGCGCGAACTCTTTCCCTGGTGGCTCTTTCCCTGGTGCTCGGTCTTGGCGCGGCGTGGATGGCCAACAACTGGCTCAGCGCCCGGCTGAACGCCAGCCCGGACGACAACCTGCAGAACGTGGTGGTGGCCACCGTGGAGATACCCTTCGGCCAGATGGTCGAGGCCCAGCACGTGACCCTGGTGCCCATGCCCAAGGGCACGGCGCCGGACGATGCCTTCGACGCCCCCGACAAGGTGGTGGGCAAGATCGCCACCTTCGGCATGCTGCGCGGCGACATAGTGCGCGGTGCGCGGTTGGCCGAGCACCTGGGCGGCAGCACCCTGGCCTCGCTGATCGAGTCGAACAAGCGCGCCATCTCGGTGCGGGTGGACGATGTGGTCGGGGTCGGCGGCTTCCTGTTGCCGGGCAACCGGGTCGATGTCCTGGCCACGCGCAAGGTCGGCAATAACAGCAACGCCGAGTCGAAGACCATCCTCGAAGACCTGCGGGTGCTGGCGGTCGACCAGACCGCCAGTACCGACAAGACCCAGCCGGTGGTGGTGCGCGCGGTAACGCTGGAGATGACCAGCGAAGAGGCCGAGGTGCTGGTCAAGGCGCAGACCGAAGGCAAGCTGCAACTGGCCCTGCGCAACCCGCTGAACGACGAGAAGAAGCCGGAGGCCGTCGAGAAGCCGGCGGTGGTCGCGGCGCCGGCGCCGGCACCTAGTCCGGCCCCGGTGAAGCGCGTGGTGCGGCGCAGCTCCGGCGGCGGAGGCGTGACCATCATTCGTGGCACCGAGGTGAAGGTGGCCAAGGTGCATCTCTAG
- a CDS encoding AAA family ATPase produces the protein MYAISDSDAYPSQREAVQRLAPQPRTVRETGLADSFLGDLVCKHLHDAGVLDMPRLVERLALTGSVLEEVLGFLRKDGRIEVLGQAGGASGGQALRYGLTERGRSSARDALARSGYIGAAPYPVSSYRSLLKLQTIHHGRITASDMHAAFAEVVLSQAMLDQLGAAMNSGRAVMIYGPAGTGKTYISSRLIGLFAEAVWVPHAIAINEAVVEIYDPQVHQRLEDQGQQKNLMLNQGIDRRLLCCRRPVVITGGELSMEQLDIRYDPFSRQYQAPLQLKASNGLFIIDDMGRQRVEPAQLLNRWIVPMEEKRDFLNLGGGRHCELPFDLILVFSTNLNPLELADEAFLRRIGYKLHFDYLTPDQYTRIWRQECERLGIAYDEALLGFVLQGLYEAEGMPLVPCHPRDLLGMALDRQRYQDGAGPLSPGELEWAWRNYFVQLDFLG, from the coding sequence ATGTACGCCATCAGCGACAGCGACGCCTACCCCAGCCAGCGCGAGGCGGTGCAGCGACTGGCCCCGCAACCGCGAACGGTGCGCGAGACCGGCCTGGCAGACAGCTTCCTCGGTGACCTGGTGTGCAAGCACCTGCACGATGCCGGCGTGCTGGATATGCCGCGGTTGGTGGAGCGCCTGGCGCTGACCGGTTCGGTGCTCGAAGAGGTGCTCGGCTTCCTGCGCAAGGATGGTCGCATCGAAGTGCTGGGGCAGGCGGGAGGTGCGAGCGGTGGCCAGGCGCTGCGCTACGGTTTGACCGAGCGCGGTCGCAGCAGCGCCCGCGACGCCCTGGCCCGCAGCGGCTATATCGGCGCGGCGCCCTACCCGGTGAGCAGCTACCGCTCCCTGCTCAAGCTGCAGACCATCCACCACGGTCGTATCACCGCCAGCGATATGCACGCGGCCTTCGCCGAGGTGGTGCTGTCGCAGGCCATGCTCGATCAACTGGGGGCGGCGATGAATTCCGGCCGGGCCGTGATGATCTATGGCCCGGCGGGTACCGGCAAGACCTATATCAGCTCGCGGCTGATCGGGCTGTTCGCCGAGGCGGTCTGGGTGCCTCATGCCATCGCGATCAACGAGGCGGTGGTGGAGATCTACGACCCGCAGGTGCATCAGCGCCTGGAGGATCAGGGCCAGCAAAAGAACCTGATGCTCAACCAGGGCATCGATCGCCGCCTGCTGTGCTGCAGGCGCCCGGTGGTGATCACCGGCGGCGAACTGAGCATGGAGCAGTTGGACATCCGCTACGACCCCTTCAGCCGTCAATACCAGGCGCCGTTGCAGCTCAAGGCCAGCAACGGCCTGTTCATCATCGACGACATGGGCCGTCAGCGCGTCGAGCCGGCGCAGCTGCTCAACCGCTGGATAGTGCCGATGGAGGAGAAGCGCGACTTCCTCAACCTCGGCGGCGGCCGCCACTGCGAGCTGCCCTTCGACCTGATCCTGGTGTTCTCGACCAATCTCAACCCGCTGGAGCTGGCCGACGAGGCCTTCCTGCGGCGCATCGGCTACAAGCTGCACTTCGACTACCTCACGCCCGATCAATACACGCGCATCTGGCGCCAGGAGTGCGAGCGCCTGGGCATCGCCTACGACGAGGCATTGCTGGGCTTCGTACTGCAGGGCTTGTACGAGGCCGAGGGGATGCCGCTGGTGCCCTGCCACCCCCGCGACCTGCTCGGCATGGCGCTGGATCGCCAGCGCTACCAAGACGGCGCCGGCCCGCTGTCGCCAGGCGAACTGGAATGGGCCTGGCGCAACTACTTCGTTCAGCTCGACTTTCTCGGCTAA
- a CDS encoding A24 family peptidase, whose product MSMEQMVPVIVLLGLLGIAVVSDLRRHRIPNFLVALGLALGLAGQAYSGGFGGLGDGTLGLLVGFGVFLPLYALGGMAAGDVKLMAMVGAFLTPSGALWAALFSLMAGGLCGFLLVLLRGQLLQTLSRYGLMLRARAYLAPAADEVAGKPFPYSMAILLGTLASLYWL is encoded by the coding sequence ATGTCCATGGAGCAGATGGTCCCCGTCATTGTGCTGCTAGGGCTGCTGGGCATAGCGGTGGTGAGCGATCTACGTCGCCACCGCATCCCCAACTTCCTGGTCGCGCTGGGCCTCGCGTTGGGGCTGGCCGGCCAGGCTTATTCGGGCGGGTTCGGCGGACTGGGCGATGGGACGCTGGGGCTGCTGGTCGGCTTCGGGGTGTTTCTTCCGCTCTACGCCCTGGGCGGCATGGCCGCCGGCGACGTCAAGCTGATGGCCATGGTCGGCGCCTTTCTTACTCCGAGTGGCGCGCTCTGGGCGGCGCTGTTCAGCCTGATGGCCGGTGGTCTGTGCGGCTTTCTGCTGGTGTTGTTGCGCGGGCAACTGCTGCAGACGCTGTCGCGCTACGGCTTGATGCTCAGGGCCCGGGCCTATCTGGCACCGGCGGCGGACGAAGTGGCCGGCAAGCCCTTTCCTTATTCGATGGCAATTTTGCTGGGCACCTTGGCCAGTCTGTATTGGCTGTAG
- a CDS encoding Flp family type IVb pilin has protein sequence MTFQAIKTSVMKFVKDEEGLTIVEYAVAGGLVTVGVVAAFVLLGGAVDTNIRTLCGAITNSAPC, from the coding sequence ATGACTTTTCAAGCAATCAAGACTTCGGTGATGAAGTTCGTAAAAGACGAAGAGGGTCTGACCATCGTGGAATATGCGGTGGCGGGGGGGCTGGTAACTGTAGGGGTTGTCGCTGCATTTGTACTTCTAGGCGGCGCTGTAGATACCAATATCAGGACCTTGTGTGGAGCCATTACTAACTCTGCTCCGTGCTAG
- a CDS encoding response regulator transcription factor encodes MSNSATKPFLLWLDMTHDRSVDELIAHFSASCECRLAVASAMPQRASAQQPDMICMHFDRPDALGLNLLLEVKRSVPSIPITMFTVQHSEELAVWAMRARVWEYMVLPLTEAERSRYLRALTQLCELRRNPNGQGKKRQVDRYPAFPGSIRMTAAHQKHQALNKVLQYIDENFRENIDQKALAQRCGMTSFRFSRLFKEVMGIGFMDYILGKRMDFAKELLDNSQMPITSIGYEAGFKDPSYFARSFKQYNGCTPSEYRQSNRCEQPGGLDSAGEDSSQKLIEGLLRGVRA; translated from the coding sequence ATGTCTAACTCGGCCACCAAGCCATTCCTGTTATGGCTCGACATGACACACGACCGATCGGTTGACGAGCTGATCGCGCACTTTAGTGCCAGCTGCGAATGTCGCCTGGCCGTGGCCTCCGCCATGCCGCAACGCGCCAGCGCGCAGCAGCCGGACATGATCTGCATGCACTTCGACCGTCCGGATGCGCTTGGCCTCAACCTGCTGCTGGAGGTCAAGCGCAGCGTGCCCTCCATCCCTATCACCATGTTCACCGTGCAGCACTCCGAGGAGCTGGCCGTGTGGGCCATGCGCGCCCGGGTGTGGGAGTACATGGTGCTGCCGCTGACGGAGGCAGAGAGGAGTCGTTACCTGCGCGCCCTCACCCAGCTGTGCGAGCTACGCCGCAATCCCAACGGCCAGGGCAAGAAGCGCCAGGTCGACCGTTACCCGGCGTTTCCGGGCAGCATCCGCATGACCGCGGCGCACCAGAAGCACCAGGCGTTGAACAAGGTCCTGCAGTACATCGATGAGAATTTTCGCGAGAACATCGACCAGAAGGCGCTGGCGCAGCGTTGCGGGATGACCAGTTTTCGCTTCAGCCGCCTGTTCAAGGAGGTCATGGGGATCGGCTTCATGGACTACATCCTCGGCAAGCGCATGGATTTCGCCAAGGAGCTGCTCGACAACAGCCAGATGCCCATCACCAGCATCGGTTACGAGGCCGGCTTCAAGGACCCGTCCTACTTCGCCCGGTCCTTCAAGCAGTACAACGGCTGCACCCCCAGCGAGTATCGCCAGTCGAATCGCTGCGAACAGCCCGGCGGGCTCGACTCGGCCGGGGAGGATTCCTCGCAGAAGCTGATCGAAGGCCTGCTTCGCGGCGTCAGGGCCTGA